In the genome of Eriocheir sinensis breed Jianghai 21 chromosome 44, ASM2467909v1, whole genome shotgun sequence, one region contains:
- the LOC126980242 gene encoding protein split ends-like — translation MNSQLCVDAEEVEKAAQRTLNMEPKSSTSSEKDSKGNDVLVLPSKDNVTPSTSDDCIPVMVNDIPVFISHTSSGSPLYIRQYPPTLEEIMDSSPEEVFDGFSEASGQTFEGFSEGSSGSVLFEGFAEGSSSAGVFGGSSESSVLFEGFGEPACESKAAVIQSLRRMISEEDSSKDSNFDDSCEGMSKGETWRKRGSVATRRSSSGHKRKRSQQKDSLDKRSLKKVKTEKTADDQSEATKNVQPRRRVSIEKQESQPETSFSEQSGKIPRNLHLPSPGDPDYIGEFCNAVGCTVNFLERMAIKEVKINNGIVSELVNFASRISWEKEYVVRWIQRLSGLRTNDPLDDRDYQSIQAILKRRKALSTIHSGNQHLKAKLKSFDMMEYVLPSMVKQQVKLENGEGGSVSDKVTDHETIKGGMAEKEREEKGARKGVKRLSDAKEKKISGGSNAVEESNIKEEKESESTTDQNNRRPKIKEEEEKQIPEKEKKNHAADKTNKEAEPKRRISARRASLLALRGEREKPAVKQERTDEGSAEVSISRSGRMRILPKYDKEKQRRMEEENAADGKREREDRMKGKEAEEDDKATEKKEAKEDNTTDRKREREDRKKGKEAEEDDKATEEKEMEENTATDRTGKEAKENEAAEKMKEEIDEQKGKETHGNQTKNESTSRRRLSIRRASLLKAREEKSETKQTSERAKNNNQRQRRGSRTISGSDGSKREENEATDDCKTEVRDAIDTERKKCTERRRESETSEKPNKKIAEATAQGRLSTRRDSHALVKQEEVQQSPDTVTTQDKVREIKINNTIRTRRSSLLVKEEEGNSETKKKESEGAFKDRLKETQREAGEGRRTRRGSLLVTRQEEGKKTKDEIEKESDEVSVGKEEEVVDKSLTEKEKEGDVEEEKATKLNESQSSIEEKSEEEKTPPSSPEKEDEDKARQTEENESPGKEGTSSEENQFILKRNKVINRDKRISRWQNKKMAQHEGPKTSGMEDIAVRDSTGSDETKEHKTPQNSSACDDGVLSDDGSGCSLVIDESDDSDDEMEVDEGKGTALSNASEDMPRDDTVSHLCEDGLPLSERKEDDRKQQLPSSPKDTPKKIKADKSPVREKAATTPASQGGESAYAGTLGVSKSGRLRKPSAKGIQSIEIKCLFMQRNGESPRPPPPLPLSKDDQKDKDWIEERRSPIKRELRESNWVAERKYPFKHEPGKRICAQDKRSVRCEPGDEWVPRLKSPVKPQQRDKDGGQDKESPEKHKLKVKKMPVGLRFNKTDNEFLTYTYHDGHLVPKFRERDFYLGDYCAKAGLTVDDLNSENAKSKLTFGMIRELYQFYVSRKATKTALAIKLFKLRGKELLDNTHLLSTVMRITNLAKMKHSRNVPYDREFTLPVRLTSISSDRTPSTTRDLRDRSASGKSPSDEPLPHRVRRSPKKRGVKPEDSGDEYEYFGDMEEDAEEESDVLLTRGQDGTITRGDIVFLYSKWLSSKMSEGSNTFVTDLLRSVEQLMAERTVAPLRIPAGTLMSSSVKLYDEYKQILRISKEDAIMYLQEDWLEDIQYLLSISAPSRRNTSEGETAPGAATESDTPTIAPEKPSKTRAPRHRSGGQKEEKTSDYEGESPAITVKEEVSRSHQMESVGKRRGKRRNVRESLEKFDKEILEELEKSGVLEEEEEDTLQQIDQERSFEDPPDKEETKVEKKRKGKKKVEKNDQKDIKPMDRDFNCEVKKIVDYQEIHDSMGKRFRYLVRWVGFGPQEDTWVNEANLQCPEILDAFWKQRRKGGKSEASTESHQGETKAVEPECLSSEPKEDDESIIQVMVKQAAMHDVVRTNNVAIVTKRELLGLYDAWREENQEELMAGGTNTVNLQVFKGRVRDLMASRGLPFHAESILNAAFMMTLMRTRLQNQVAINKFLDSSCLEVLEASHKQYLRRKYSEIGAGLTHSRLKEQKPSVLCLQKDLHSLKLDLATAQKWRAVKNSQLGAVEEEVDCLEIATPMPDDDQKTADALLYLKQEVHKLKCDLKVLERNHHGNTNDKPKMIQVPLFADVTRDSESYRTKGRVVRDKLLNMSMAKSTVDTIMEIVARRMGGRTQE, via the coding sequence ATGAATTCCCAGTTGTGCGTGGACgctgaggaggtagagaaggccGCTCAGAGGACTCTAAATATGGAACCTAAGTCATCAACATCATCGGAGAAGGACAGTAAGGGGAATGACGTGCTCGTCCTCCCGTCTAAGGATAACGTAACACCCAGCACCAGCGATGACTGTATTCCCGTAATGGTCAATGATATCCCAGTCTTCATATCCCATACAAGCTCGGGGTCCCCACTCTACATACGTCAGTACCCGCCCACCCTAGAGGAGATCATGGATTCCAGCCCTGAGGAAGTCTTCGATGGGTTCTCCGAGGCCAGCGGGCAGACATTTGAGGGGTTTTCCGAGGGTAGTTCTGGTAGCGTGCTCTTCGAGGGGTTCGCCGAGGGTAGTTCGAGTGCTGGGGTTTTCGGGGGGTCGTCCGAGTCTAGTGTGCTGTTTGAGGGTTTCGGTGAGCCGGCGTGTGAGTCCAAGGCTGCCGTCATCCAGAGCCTAAGGAGGATGATTAGCGAGGAGGACAGTAGCAAGGATAGCAATTTTGATGATAGTTGTGAGGGTATGTCAAAGGGCGAGACTTGGAGGAAACGCGGATCTGTGGCCACGAGAAGGTCATCGAGCGGCCACAAACGGAAAAGGTCGCAGCAGAAAGACTCGCTGGATAAACGCTCGCTGAAGAAGGTGAAGACGGAGAAGACAGCAGACGACCAAAGCGAAGCAACCAAAAATGTGCAGCCGAGACGAAGGGTCAGCATCGAGAAGCAGGAAAGTCAACCCGAAACTTCATTCTCCGAGCAGTCCGGGAAAATACCACGGAATTTGCACTTGCCTTCCCCTGGCGACCCGGACTACATCGGCGAATTCTGCAATGCTGTCGGGTGCACTGTCAACTTCCTGGAGAGGATGGCgatcaaggaagtgaagataaaTAACGGCATTGTCTCGGAACTCGTCAATTTTGCAAGTCGGATTTCATGGGAGAAGGAATACGTCGTTCGATGGATTCAGCGCTTGAGCGGATTGCGAACTAATGACCCTCTGGATGATCGCGACTACCAGAGCATCCAGGCTATTCTCAAGCGACGGAAAGCCTTATCCACGATCCACTCCGGCAACCAGCATCTCAAGGCCAAGCTTAAATCGTTTGACATGATGGAATATGTGCTGCCGTCAATGGTGAAGCAACAAGTGAAATTAGAAAACGGTGAGGGGGGTTCTGTGAGTGATAAAGTGACTGATCATGAGACTATAAAAGGAGGAATGGCGGAGAAAGAGCGAGAAGAGAAAGGAGCCAGAAAAGGGGTCAAGAGATTATCAGATgccaaagagaaaaagataagtggAGGTTCAAATGCAGTGGAAGAAAgtaacataaaagaagaaaaggaatcagaAAGTACAACAGACCAAAACAACAGACGACCCAAaatcaaggaggaagaggagaaacaaatcccagagaaggagaaaaagaatcacGCCGCAGACAAAACAAACAAGGAAGCCGAGCCGAAGAGAAGAATTTCCGCCAGGAGAGCGAGTCTGCTGGCGCTGAGAGGGGAGCGAGAAAAGCCTGCCGTTAAACAAGAGCGAACGGACGAAGGCTCAGCGGAAGTCAGTATTAGCAGGAGTGGAAGGATGAGAATTTTACCGAAGTACGACAAGGAAAAACAacggaggatggaggaagaaaacgccgccgatggaaagagagaaagggaggacaggatgaaagggaaggaggcagaggaggatgataaagccactgagaaaaaggaagcaaaggaagataACACCactgacagaaagagagaaagggaagacaggaagaaagggaaggaagcagaggaggatgataaagccactgaggaaaaggaaatggaggaaaatacgGCCACCGACAGAACTGgaaaagaagcgaaggagaatGAAGCTgccgagaaaatgaaggaggaaatagatgaacaaaaaggaaaggaaacacatGGAAATCAAACCAAAAATGAGTCCACATCAAGGAGAAGACTCAGCATTCGGAGAGCGAGCTTATTGAAAgcaagggaggagaaaagtgagacCAAGCAAACATCGGAGAGGGCAAAGAACAACAAccagagacagaggagaggatCACGTACTATAAGCGGATCGGACGGAAGCAAACGTGAGGAAAACGAAGCCACGGATGATTGCAAAACAGAGGTCAGGGATGCGATTGACACTGAACGGAAGAAGTGCacggagaggagacgagagagcgAGACCTCCGAGAAACCTAATAAAAAGATCGCGGAGGCTACAGCACAAGGTAGACTCAGCACCCGGAGAGACAGTCACGCGTTAGTCAAGCAAGAGGAGGTTCAACAATCCCCTGATACTGTGACAACACAAGATAAAGTGAGAGAGATTAAGATAAACAACACTATCAGAACCAGGAGATCAAGTCTGttagttaaggaggaggagggtaacagcgagacaaagaaaaaggagagtgaaggCGCTTTTAAGGACAGACTGAAGGAGACTCAGAGAGAAGCTGGTGAGGGAAGAAGGACCAGAAGAGGAAGCCTATTGGTCACccggcaagaggaaggaaagaaaaccaaagaTGAGATTGAGAAGGAGAGTGATGAAGTAAGTgtcgggaaggaagaggaagttgttGATAAATCCCTcactgagaaagaaaaggaaggtgatgTTGAAGAAGAAAAGGCGACAAAACTAAACGAGAGCCAATCCAGTATCGAAGAAAAGTCCGAGGAGGAAAAAACACCACCCAGTTCaccagagaaagaggatgaggacaaAGCGAGGCAGACCGAGGAAAACGAAAGCCCCGGGAAAGAAGGAACCAGCAGCGAGGAGAACCAATTTATCCTGAAGCGGAACAAAGTCATCAACAGGGACAAGCGAATCAGCAGGTGGCAGAACAAGAAGATGGCTCAGCACGAAGGACCCAAGACCTCCGGCATGGAAGACATCGCCGTCAGGGACTCAACGGGCAGCGACGAGACTAAGGAGCACAAGACACCGCAGAACAGCAGCGCATGTGACGACGGTGTGCTCAGTGATGACGGGAGTGGGTGTAGCTTGGTGATAGACgagagtgatgatagtgatgatgaaatgGAAGTAGACGAAGGTAAAGGCACTGCGCTGAGTAATGCCAGTGAGGATATGCCCAGAGACGACACTGTTAGTCATTTATGTGAAGATGGGTTGCCGctaagtgagaggaaggaggatgatcGTAAACAACAGCTTCCGAGCAGCCCCAAAGACACACCTAAGAAGATCAAAGCAGATAAATCACCTGTGAGGGAAAAAGCCGCCACAACACCAGCGTCCCAGGGAGGGGAGAGCGCCTATGCCGGCACACTGGGGGTCAGCAAGAGCGGCAGGCTACGAAAACCAAGTGCTAAGGGGATCCAGTCCATTGAAATCAAATGCCTGTTCATGCAGAGGAACGGCGAGTCCCCacgaccaccgccgccgctgccactcTCCAAGGATGACCAGAAGGACAAGGACTGGATAGAGGAGCGCAGGTCCCCCATCAAGCGAGAGCTACGAGAGAGTAACTGGGTGGCGGAGAGGAAGTACCCCTTCAAGCATGAGCCAGGAAAGCGTATCTGTGCGCAGGATAAGCGGTCTGTCAGATGTGAGCCCGGAGATGAGTGGGTTCCGCGCCTTAAGTCTCCTGTCAAGCCCCAGCAGAGAGACAAGGATGGCGGCCAGGACAAGGAGTCTCCCGAGAAGCACAAATTGAAGGTGAAGAAGATGCCAGTGGGGCTGCGCTTCAACAAGACAGACAACGAGTTCCTCACCTACACCTATCACGACGGCCACCTGGTCCCAAAGTTCAGAGAGCGGGATTTCTACCTTGGGGATTACTGCGCCAAGGCCGGGTTGACCGTGGACGACCTTAACTCCGAGAACGCGAAGAGCAAACTGACCTTCGGGATGATCCGGGAGCTGTACCAGTTCTACGTGTCGAGGAAGGCCACCAAGACCGCCCTGGCCATCAAGCTGTTCAAGTTACGTGGGAAGGAGCTGCTGGACAACACACACCTGCTGTCTACCGTCATGCGCATCACCAACCTGGCCAAGATGAAGCACTCCCGCAATGTCCCCTACGACAGGGAGTTCACGCTGCCCGTCAGACTCACCTCGATAAGCTCAGATCGCACTCCCTCGACCACCAGGGACTTGCGGGACAGGAGCGCCTCGGGGAAGTCACCGTCAGATGAACCATTGCCGCATAGGGTCAGGAGGAGCCCAAAGAAGAGAGGCGTCAAACCGGAGGACTCAGGCGACGAGTACGAGTATTTCGGCGACATGGAGGAGGACGCCGAGGAGGAGAGCGACGTCCTGCTGACTCGTGGGCAGGACGGAACCATCACCCGAGGCGACATCGTGTTCCTGTACTCCAAGTGGCTCAGCAGCAAGATGTCCGAGGGCAGCAACACCTTCGTGACGGACCTGCTGCGGAGCGTGGAGCAGCTGATGGCGGAGCGGACCGTGGCGCCGCTCCGCATCCCCGCTGGCACCCTCATGTCCTCCTCCGTCAAGCTGTACGACGAATACAAGCAAATATTAAGGATCAGCAAGGAGGACGCCATCATGTACCTGCAAGAAGACTGGCTTGAGGACATCCAGTACCTTCTATCAATCTCCGCTCCGTCCCGCCGCAACACCTCCGAAGGCGAGACTGCCCCCGGAGCTGCCACGGAGAGCGACACCCCGACTATCGCCCCGGAGAAGCCCAGCAAGACGAGAGCGCCCCGTCATCGCAGTGGcggccaaaaggaggaaaagacgagtGACTATGAAGGAGAGTCACCCGCCATCACCGTCAAGGAGGAGGTTTCGAGGAGCCATCAGATGGAGAGTGTCGGCAAGAggcgggggaagagaaggaatgtcaGGGAATCATTAGAGAAGTTCGATAAGGAGATCTTGGAGGAGTTGGAGAAGAGTggagtgctggaggaggaggaggaggacacattaCAGCAAATCGACCAGGAGCGTAGTTTTGAAGACCCACCCGACAAGGAGGAAACGAAAGTGGAGAAGaagcggaaaggaaagaaaaaagtggagaagaatGATCAGAAAGACATCAAACCAATGGATCGTGACTTCAACTGCGAGGTTAAGAAGATCGTCGACTACCAGGAGATTCACGACAGCATGGGCAAGCGTTTCCGATACCTGGTGCGCTGGGTCGGGTTCGGGCCGCAAGAAGACACGTGGGTGAATGAGGCGAACCTACAATGCCCGGAAATACTCGATGCGTTTTGGAAGCAgcgaagaaaagggggaaagtcTGAGGCATCAACCGAAAGCCATCAAGGGGAAACTAAAGCCGTGGAGCCGGAATGCTTATCATCGGAGCCCAAGGAGGATGACGAGAGCATTATCCAGGTGATGGTGAAGCAGGCCGCAATGCATGACGTCGTACGCACCAACAACGTAGCGATCGTCACCAAAAGGGAGCTGCTGGGTCTGTACGATGCATGGCGcgaggagaaccaggaggagctTATGGCGGGCGGCACAAACACCGTCAACTTACAGGTGTTCAAGGGCCGCGTCAGGGACCTCATGGCCTCTCGGGGTCTACCATTCCACGCTGAGTCGATCCTAAACGCCGCCTTTATGATGACTCTCATGAGGACGCGATTACAGAACCAGGTTGCGATAAATAAGTTCTTAGACTCGAGCTGCCTGGAAGTTCTGGAGGCGAGCCATAAGCAGTACCTCAGGAGAAAGTACTCGGAGATAGGCGCAGGGCTTACCCACAGCCGCCTCAAGGAGCAGAAGCCGTCAGTCTTGTGCCTACAGAAAGATTTACACAGCCTAAAACTTGATCTTGCCACCGCCCAGAAATGGAGGGCTGTCAAGAACTCGCAACTTGGAGCcgtcgaggaggaggtggactgcTTAGAGATCGCTACACCCATGCCTGATGATGACCAAAAAACCGCTGATGCTCTTCTCTACCTCAAGCAAGAAGTTCACAAGCTCAAATGCGATCTGAAAGTGCTCGAGCGGAACCATCACGGAAATACGAACGACAAACCAAAGATGATTCAAGTCCCGCTGTTTGCCGACGTTACGAGGGATTCCGAGAGCTACAGGACGAAGGGTAGAGTCGTGAGGGATAAACTATTGAACATGAGCATGGCGAAGAGCACTGTCGACACTATCATGGAGATTGTGGCGAGGAGAATGGGAGGTCGTACGCAGGAGTGA